Proteins encoded in a region of the Canis lupus familiaris isolate Mischka breed German Shepherd chromosome 1, alternate assembly UU_Cfam_GSD_1.0, whole genome shotgun sequence genome:
- the LOC119875954 gene encoding RNA-binding E3 ubiquitin-protein ligase MEX3C isoform X3, which produces MAKREILSAAEHFSMIRASRNKNGPALGGLSCGPNLPGQTTVQVRVPYRVVGLVVGPKGATIKRIQQQTHTYIVTPSRDKEPVFEVTGMPENVDRAREEIEMHIAMRTGNYIELNEENDFHYNGTDVSFEGGTLGSAWLSSNPVPPSRARMISNYRNDSSSSLGSGSTDSYFGSNRLADFSPTSPFSTGNFWFGDTLPSVGSEDLAVDSPAFDSLPTSAQTIWTPFEPVNPLSGFGSDPSGNMKTQRRGSQPSTPRLSPTFPESIEHPLARRVRSDPPSTGNHVGLPIYIPAFSNGTNSYSSSNGGSTSSSPPESRRKHDCVICFENEVIAALVPCGHNLFCMECANKICEKRTPSCPVCQTAVTQAIQIHS; this is translated from the coding sequence ATGGCCAAAAGAGAGATTCTCTCAGCTGCAGAGCACTTCTCCATGATCCGTGCATCTCGAAACAAAAAtggccctgccctgggagggCTGTCATGTGGTCCAAATCTGCCAGGTCAAACCACCGTTCAAGTGAGGGTCCCCTATCGTGTGGTGGGATTGGTAGTTGGACCCAAAGGAGCAACTATTAAGAGAATTCAGCAGCAGACCCACACGTACATAGTAACTCCAAGCAGAGATAAGGAGCCTGTCTTTGAAGTGACAGGGATGCCCGAAAATGTTGACCGAGCacgagaagaaatagaaatgcataTTGCCATGCGTACGGGAAACTATATCGAActcaatgaagaaaatgatttcCATTACAACGGTACCGATGTAAGCTTTGAAGGTGGCACTCTTGGCTCTGCGTGGCTCTCCTCCAATCCAGTTCCTCCCAGCCGCGCAAGAATGATATCCAATTATCGAAATGATAGTTCCAGTTCTCTGGGAAGTGGTTCCACAGATTCCTACTTTGGAAGCAATAGGCTGGCTGACTTTAGTCCCACAAGCCCGTTCAGCACAGGAAACTTTTGGTTTGGAGATACACTACCATCCGTAGGCTCAGAAGATCTCGCAGTTGACTCTCCTGCCTTTGACTCTTTACCAACATCTGCTCAAACTATCTGGACTCCGTTTGAACCAGTTAACCCACTCTCTGGCTTTGGGAGTGACCCTTCTGGTAACATGAAGACTCAGCGTAGAGGAAGTCAGCCATCTACTCCTCGTCTGTCTCCTACGTTTCCTGAGAGCATTGAACATCCACTTGCTCGAAGGGTTAGGAGCGACCCACCTAGTACAGGCAACCACGTTGGCCTTCCAATATACATCCCTGCTTTTTCTAATGGTACCAATAGTTACTCCTCTTCCAATGGTGGTTCCACCTCCAGCTCACCTCCAGAATCCAGACGAAAGCACGATTGTGTGATTTGCTTTGAGAATGAAGTTATTGCTGCCCTAGTTCCATGTGGCCACAACCTCTTCTGCATGGAATGTGCCAACAAGATCTGTGAAAAGAGAACGCCATCATGTCCAGTTTGCCAGACAGCTGTTACTCAGGCAATCCAAATTCACtcttaa
- the LOC119875954 gene encoding RNA-binding E3 ubiquitin-protein ligase MEX3C isoform X2 produces the protein MDSYTRGCKIKALRAKTNTYIKTPVRGEEPIFVVTGRKEDVAMAKREILSAAEHFSMIRASRNKNGPALGGLSCGPNLPGQTTVQVRVPYRVVGLVVGPKGATIKRIQQQTHTYIVTPSRDKEPVFEVTGMPENVDRAREEIEMHIAMRTGNYIELNEENDFHYNGTDVSFEGGTLGSAWLSSNPVPPSRARMISNYRNDSSSSLGSGSTDSYFGSNRLADFSPTSPFSTGNFWFGDTLPSVGSEDLAVDSPAFDSLPTSAQTIWTPFEPVNPLSGFGSDPSGNMKTQRRGSQPSTPRLSPTFPESIEHPLARRVRSDPPSTGNHVGLPIYIPAFSNGTNSYSSSNGGSTSSSPPESRRKHDCVICFENEVIAALVPCGHNLFCMECANKICEKRTPSCPVCQTAVTQAIQIHS, from the exons ATGGATTCTTATACCAGGG GTTGTAAAATTAAAGCACTGAGAGCCAAGACAAACACGTATATCAAGACACCTGTTCGTGGTGAAGAGCCCATTTTTGTTGTCACTGGACGGAAAGAAGATGTTGCCATGGCCAAAAGAGAGATTCTCTCAGCTGCAGAGCACTTCTCCATGATCCGTGCATCTCGAAACAAAAAtggccctgccctgggagggCTGTCATGTGGTCCAAATCTGCCAGGTCAAACCACCGTTCAAGTGAGGGTCCCCTATCGTGTGGTGGGATTGGTAGTTGGACCCAAAGGAGCAACTATTAAGAGAATTCAGCAGCAGACCCACACGTACATAGTAACTCCAAGCAGAGATAAGGAGCCTGTCTTTGAAGTGACAGGGATGCCCGAAAATGTTGACCGAGCacgagaagaaatagaaatgcataTTGCCATGCGTACGGGAAACTATATCGAActcaatgaagaaaatgatttcCATTACAACGGTACCGATGTAAGCTTTGAAGGTGGCACTCTTGGCTCTGCGTGGCTCTCCTCCAATCCAGTTCCTCCCAGCCGCGCAAGAATGATATCCAATTATCGAAATGATAGTTCCAGTTCTCTGGGAAGTGGTTCCACAGATTCCTACTTTGGAAGCAATAGGCTGGCTGACTTTAGTCCCACAAGCCCGTTCAGCACAGGAAACTTTTGGTTTGGAGATACACTACCATCCGTAGGCTCAGAAGATCTCGCAGTTGACTCTCCTGCCTTTGACTCTTTACCAACATCTGCTCAAACTATCTGGACTCCGTTTGAACCAGTTAACCCACTCTCTGGCTTTGGGAGTGACCCTTCTGGTAACATGAAGACTCAGCGTAGAGGAAGTCAGCCATCTACTCCTCGTCTGTCTCCTACGTTTCCTGAGAGCATTGAACATCCACTTGCTCGAAGGGTTAGGAGCGACCCACCTAGTACAGGCAACCACGTTGGCCTTCCAATATACATCCCTGCTTTTTCTAATGGTACCAATAGTTACTCCTCTTCCAATGGTGGTTCCACCTCCAGCTCACCTCCAGAATCCAGACGAAAGCACGATTGTGTGATTTGCTTTGAGAATGAAGTTATTGCTGCCCTAGTTCCATGTGGCCACAACCTCTTCTGCATGGAATGTGCCAACAAGATCTGTGAAAAGAGAACGCCATCATGTCCAGTTTGCCAGACAGCTGTTACTCAGGCAATCCAAATTCACtcttaa